The following proteins are encoded in a genomic region of Spirochaetota bacterium:
- a CDS encoding Hsp20/alpha crystallin family protein has product MEKIKVSPDICTYNSEDNKTLILEIAIPGVDKKDIELKMLEDSFTLTAPRDDLEYTLALSLCCPVRVADIKAEYNNGLLRIEAPYKDFMENAVRVKVA; this is encoded by the coding sequence ATGGAAAAAATAAAAGTTTCACCGGATATATGTACCTATAACAGTGAGGACAACAAAACGCTTATCCTGGAGATAGCGATACCCGGCGTTGACAAAAAGGACATTGAGTTGAAAATGCTGGAGGATAGTTTTACGCTGACGGCGCCGAGGGATGACCTCGAATATACCCTGGCCCTGTCACTATGCTGTCCGGTCAGAGTGGCGGATATAAAGGCTGAATATAATAACGGCCTCCTCAGGATCGAGGCGCCCTACAAGGACTTTATGGAAAATGCCGTCAGGGTAAAGGTCGCGTAA